Within the Coraliomargarita parva genome, the region GGATGAGGGATTCCAGATGAGCGATTTCGGCGAGTGGGGTACGGACGGTTCGCTGCGACTGGTGGGGCGAAAGGCCGACTTCGTGAAGATCGGCGGCAAGCGTGTTTCACTTTCCGAGGTCGAGCAGGCGCTTTGCCGGCTGGAGGGGGTCGAAGACGCCTATGTCAGCCAGCGTCCGACCCGTCGCGGGCAGCCACGCTTGCTGGCCCTTGTCGTCAGTTCGCAGACCACGGACTGTATCCGTGAAGCATTACGTCGTGAGCTGCCCGATTGGAAATTGCCCAAACGTTTCTACACGGCTGACACGATTCCCTACACCAGCCGGGGCAAGAAGGACCGAAAACGTCTGGAGCAGCTTCTAGACGCGATTCGCTAAGACTCGGTTCAGCTTACGCGTTTGCGGCGCTCCCAGGGCTTGCGGTCGTCGATTGCCTGGACCGGAAGTGCCTCGAGACGGATGCCGATGACGGCGGGGTGCTTGCGCAGGCCTTTGTAGTTGGCGCCGTTGATCGCCATCTTCAGGGCTTTGGAAGAGTCCGCCTGTACGATCTGGTTGTCGACGAGGAAGCTGACGGTGACTTCGGAGGTGTGGCGGTTCTCATGGTTGCCGTCCTTGCTGTTGTTGTACTCCTCGTCGATCGTCTCACGTAGCAGTTCGAGAAATTGTACCGCTATTTTGCCGGGCTGAAGAATGAAATTGATGCGTTGGATGATCCGGGGGATCGACGCTTCCAGGTCGAAGACCTCGTGTGCCTGCAGGCCGATTTCGCCGTTACGCCGCCCAATGAGTCCATGGATGAGTGCGAGCTTGCCTTCCTCCAGGCGGGCGCCGTTCTTTTCGTAGGGATCGGGGAACATGATGAGCTCGTAGCTCTGGTTCCGGGTCGCCAGATTGAAGACGGCCATCTGCCGGCTGTCCTTGCGGGTGTATTTGATGGCGAGATTGCTGACGATGCCGCCTAGGCGGTAGGTCTGGCGGTCGTCGAAATTGTTGAGCTCGTCCGGGTGGTGGAAGCTGTCGACCGCCAAGTCCAGGCCGGCGTAAGCGTCCATCGGGTGCCCCGAGATGTAGAAGCCCAGCAGTTCCTTCTCGTACTGCAGCTTTTCCGCCATGGGCATCCTGATGGAGGAGGTCTTCGAACGGTCGGGCTTGTCTTCGTCGACCACTCCGGCGTCCCCGCCGCCGAGCATGTCGAAGAGCGTCTCCTGACCGGCCTCGCGGTCACGCCGGCGGCTGTCCGCCTCGGCCAGTTCGGAATCGAGATCGTGCAGGAGTTGCCCGCGGTCGTGCCCGAGGTTGTCGAAGGCGCCGGTCTTGATGAGGGCTTCGATGACCCGCTTGTTGACGTTCTTGTCGGTGTGGCGCTCGATGAAATCGGAAAAGCTCTCGTAAGGTCCTTCCTTTTCGCATTCCTCGATAATGACGATGGCGGCCCCTTCGCCGACCCCCTTGATGGCGGCCAGACCGAAGCGGATGGAACCGCCGGCGGGTGACTTGTTTTCCGCGTCCGGTTCGTCGAGGACGGGGGTGAAGTTCGCCCCGGAGATGTTGACGTCCGGGCTGAGCACGGGGACGCCCATGGAGGAGCACTCTTCGAGGAAGTGGGAGATCTTGTCGGCGTTGCCTTGTTCCGAGGTCAGCACGGCGGCCATGAATTCGACCGGGTAGTTCGCTTTCAGGAAAGCGGTCCGGTAGGAGAGCATGGCGTAGGCCGCCGAGTGCGATTTGTTGAAGCCGTACTGCGCGAACTTCTCCAGCAAGGCGAAGATGGACTCCGCGGTCTTGCGGTCGATCTTGTTGGTCTCGGCCGCCCCTTTGATGAAGACGTCCTTCTGGGCGTCCATCACCTCTTTGATCTTCTTACCCATGGCGCGGCGGAGAATATCCGCGCCGCCGAGCGTATAGCCGGCGATGATCTGTGCGGCCTGCATGACCTGTTCCTGATAGACCAGCACCCCGTAGGTTTCCTCGACCAGTTCCTTGAGCAGGGGGTGGGGCACCACCACCGTCGAGGGGTCTTTCTTACCCTCGATGAACTGCGGGATAAACTGCATCGGGCCCGGGCGGTAGAGCGCAATCAAGGCGATGATTTCCTCGAACGAGCTCAGGCCGATCTGGCGGCAGAGTTGTTGCATGCCGCCGGATTCCAACTGGAACACGCCCGTGGTGCGCCCGGAATTGAGTAGGTCGTAGGTCTCCTTGTCGTCGAGCGAGATCTTTTCGATGTCGAAATCGGGGAGTTCGCGCGTGCTCCGGACATTGTCCTGCGCGTCGGATATGACGGTCAGGGTCTTCAGGCCCAGGAAGTCCATCTTCAGCAGGCCAAGGTCCTCGGACGGCCCCTTGGGATACTGCGTCGTGAGGTCGCCTTCCTGCAGGGTGACGGGAATCAGGTTCGTGATCGGCTGGTCGGCGATGATGACGCCGCAGGCGTGCTTTCCGGTATTCCGGATCATGCCCTCAATGACCTTGCCTTGCTCGATGATCTTGCGCGCGGTCTCGTTGCGGCCGATCTCGGCGGAGAGCTCGGGGGACTTCCGGACGGAATCCTCCAGTGTGATGTTGAGCTCGTCCGGAATCATCTTGGCCAGCTTGTTGGCCTCGGCGAATTCGATGTCATTCACCCGTGCCAGGTCGCGGACGATCATCTTGGCCCCGAAGGTGCCGAATGTGATGATGTTGGCCACACGGTCACGGCCATACTTGTCGCGCACATAGTTCACCACCTTGTCGCGGCGGCGCATGCAGAAGTCGACGTCGAAGTCCGGCGGAGAGACACGCTCCAGGTTGAGCATCCGCTCGAAGAGGAGGCCAAAGCTGAGCGGGTCGATATCTGTGATCTTCAACACATAGGCAACCACGCAGCCCGCACCGGAACCCCGGCCGGGGCCGACGGGAATGCTCTGGGAGCGGGCCCAGTTAATGAAGTCCCAGACGATGAGGAAATAGTCGACGAAGCCGGTGCCGGTGATGATCGCGAGCTCGTAGTCGAGCTGGTCGCAGTAACGCACATGCTTCGGGTCGGCCTCCTCGCCGGCAGCTCGGATGGCGTCGTAGTCGGTGCCGTAGCGCTCCTTGAGCCCCTTTTTACAGAGCTCGAAAAGGTAGAGGCCGTTCGACTTGTGCTTGGTCCGCTCCTCATCACTCAGGGTGATCGGCTCTTTCCCGTCGCGGGTGAGCACGGCGTTCTTCTTCTCGACATAGACGTCGAGGATGCGGTCGAAGTTGGTGTGGTCTTCCTTGACCTGGATCTCGATCGGGCGCTCGTAGACCGGATAGTGGTCGTCGCCGAAGGGCAGCTTGACCTCGCACATTTCGGCCACGGCCGAGGTGTTGGTGATCGACTCCGGGACCTCCTTGAAGGCGAGTTCCATCTCCTCGCGCGACTTGAGGTAGAACTGCTGCGCGTCGTAGCGCATGCGTTTCTCGTCGGCCAGCTTGGAGCCGGTCTGGATGCAGAGGAGTGAGTCGTGTGGCATCCAGTCGTCGTGGTCGACATAGTGCACGTCGTTGGTCGCCACGACCTTGAGGTCGAACTCGGTGGCGATCTTGAGCAGGTCGGGAATAATCTGACGCTGCTCTTTCAAGCCGTGGTCCATCAACTCGATGATGAAATTCTCCTTGCCGAAAATATCGATGAACTTGGCGGCCGCGGCCCGGGCCTCGTCAAACTTGTCCTCCATCAGGTACTGGGGGATGACGGCGGCCAGACAGCCGGAAAAGGCGATCAGCCCTTCGCTGTGCTCGGCCAGGGTCTTCAGGTCGGTCCGTGGATTCCGGTAGAAGCCCTGGGTGTGGGCTTTGGAGACCAGTTTGCAGAGGTTCTGGTAGCCCGTGAAATTCTTTGCCAGTAGGCCCATGTGACGGGATTTCTGCTTGGCCTTACCTTCGTTCTCGGTGGCCAGTTGGTCCTCGTAGACAAGGTAGATTTCACAGCCGAGAAGCGGCTTGATGTCGTACTTCTTCGCCTGCTTGAAGAAGCTGGTCAGGCCGTAGAGCACCCCGTGGTCCGTGATCGAGAGCGCCTTCATGCCCATCTCCGAAGCCCGTTGGCAGAGCTTGTCCGTACGTGCGCAGCCGTCGAGGAGACTGTGGTCGGTATGGACGTGGAGGTGGACGAATTCGCGGTCTTTTTCGGGCATGAACCGCTACTGTGAAAGGCGGACCGCGCGGGGAAAAGCTAAAAACGGGAGAACTTGTTCACAGGCGCTCAGTCGGTCGTCGCTTCGCCCACGGCGACTTGGTAGGTCAGCACTTGGCCGACGGATTCCAAGCGTGCCTTAAGAGCGCTGTAATCCAGATCCTGCACGTCCGAGTCCGTTTCCAGTGCCAGGTCCGCCGCGACCGCGGCGCTTTCTCCGATGGCCATGAAGACCGGTTCCATGCGCACGGAGCCGTAGGCGATATGAGAAGCGGAAAGGCAGACGGGAACGAAAAGATTCGGGCATTGGCCGCGAGCGGGAACGATCGAGCGGTAGCTGACGCCATAGGGTGCGGCGGGCTTGAGCTGCACATCGCCTTCGTTGGTGACGCATCCGTTCCGGACGAAGCGCTGGCAGTTATGGCTGTCCATCGCGTAGGAACCCATGGCGATGGGATCTTCCGGCTGGCGGTGGTGCTGGGTGTCCTTTTCGTTCAGCACATAGTCGCCGACCATGCGACGGGCTTCGCGGACGTAGAGTTGATGAGGCCAGTGACCTGTGAGGGGAAATTCATCCTTGGGCAGGCCGAAGCGGGCATAGCCTTTCCGGTAGACTTCGGGGATGGAGGGATCATTGGCCATGAACCAGAAGTGCCCCATGATGTAGGTGTAGTGCTCCTGGAACATGACTTCACGCTGGGCGTAACTGGCTTCCGGCCAGGCGTAGTTGGCTCCGATGAAATCGGTCGAGACCGGCCCGTGGTTGTTCGTGTCGGTCTTGAGGTAGCCGTTCTTGGTCCGTACCTCCATGACGTCGAACTTACGCAGGATCGATTCGGGTTCCGGCAAGTCGTCGTTCTTTCCGTTGGGGAGGTGGGCGTTGTAGTCGTCGGTCTCCGTATTGAACCAGCGACGGGCCAGTTCATGGTCCAGTTCGCGGAAGCCTTCGGGCTGGACCCAGTCGACCTTGAGCTCCGGATCGTCGGTCATGCAGACGCGGAAATTGTAGGCCTGGATCTTGTGGTCGCCGGAACCTTCCGGTGCGGTTTCGCCCTCGTATACCCAGGGCAGGGTGCCGCTCTTGGGATCGCCCGGAATGACGTAGGGATCGACCGGGTGACT harbors:
- the dnaE gene encoding DNA polymerase III subunit alpha: MPEKDREFVHLHVHTDHSLLDGCARTDKLCQRASEMGMKALSITDHGVLYGLTSFFKQAKKYDIKPLLGCEIYLVYEDQLATENEGKAKQKSRHMGLLAKNFTGYQNLCKLVSKAHTQGFYRNPRTDLKTLAEHSEGLIAFSGCLAAVIPQYLMEDKFDEARAAAAKFIDIFGKENFIIELMDHGLKEQRQIIPDLLKIATEFDLKVVATNDVHYVDHDDWMPHDSLLCIQTGSKLADEKRMRYDAQQFYLKSREEMELAFKEVPESITNTSAVAEMCEVKLPFGDDHYPVYERPIEIQVKEDHTNFDRILDVYVEKKNAVLTRDGKEPITLSDEERTKHKSNGLYLFELCKKGLKERYGTDYDAIRAAGEEADPKHVRYCDQLDYELAIITGTGFVDYFLIVWDFINWARSQSIPVGPGRGSGAGCVVAYVLKITDIDPLSFGLLFERMLNLERVSPPDFDVDFCMRRRDKVVNYVRDKYGRDRVANIITFGTFGAKMIVRDLARVNDIEFAEANKLAKMIPDELNITLEDSVRKSPELSAEIGRNETARKIIEQGKVIEGMIRNTGKHACGVIIADQPITNLIPVTLQEGDLTTQYPKGPSEDLGLLKMDFLGLKTLTVISDAQDNVRSTRELPDFDIEKISLDDKETYDLLNSGRTTGVFQLESGGMQQLCRQIGLSSFEEIIALIALYRPGPMQFIPQFIEGKKDPSTVVVPHPLLKELVEETYGVLVYQEQVMQAAQIIAGYTLGGADILRRAMGKKIKEVMDAQKDVFIKGAAETNKIDRKTAESIFALLEKFAQYGFNKSHSAAYAMLSYRTAFLKANYPVEFMAAVLTSEQGNADKISHFLEECSSMGVPVLSPDVNISGANFTPVLDEPDAENKSPAGGSIRFGLAAIKGVGEGAAIVIIEECEKEGPYESFSDFIERHTDKNVNKRVIEALIKTGAFDNLGHDRGQLLHDLDSELAEADSRRRDREAGQETLFDMLGGGDAGVVDEDKPDRSKTSSIRMPMAEKLQYEKELLGFYISGHPMDAYAGLDLAVDSFHHPDELNNFDDRQTYRLGGIVSNLAIKYTRKDSRQMAVFNLATRNQSYELIMFPDPYEKNGARLEEGKLALIHGLIGRRNGEIGLQAHEVFDLEASIPRIIQRINFILQPGKIAVQFLELLRETIDEEYNNSKDGNHENRHTSEVTVSFLVDNQIVQADSSKALKMAINGANYKGLRKHPAVIGIRLEALPVQAIDDRKPWERRKRVS
- a CDS encoding FAD-dependent oxidoreductase yields the protein MSSQHHPHYFKPEWIENDPRELWADVVIYGGTAAGVVAAKALAERGRSVLILNPAQVLGGMTTGGLGWTDFGKKGVIGGMSRRFYEDLGAHYGLEGPAWTFEPKAAQAVIDCYASNARITVLHRQFLKRVELDAGKIVAVEMLGGLLARGRYFMDCTYEGDLLGKAGVSYTVGREANRVYGETINGVQIRPKHQFSHPVDPYVIPGDPKSGTLPWVYEGETAPEGSGDHKIQAYNFRVCMTDDPELKVDWVQPEGFRELDHELARRWFNTETDDYNAHLPNGKNDDLPEPESILRKFDVMEVRTKNGYLKTDTNNHGPVSTDFIGANYAWPEASYAQREVMFQEHYTYIMGHFWFMANDPSIPEVYRKGYARFGLPKDEFPLTGHWPHQLYVREARRMVGDYVLNEKDTQHHRQPEDPIAMGSYAMDSHNCQRFVRNGCVTNEGDVQLKPAAPYGVSYRSIVPARGQCPNLFVPVCLSASHIAYGSVRMEPVFMAIGESAAVAADLALETDSDVQDLDYSALKARLESVGQVLTYQVAVGEATTD